The Grus americana isolate bGruAme1 chromosome 20, bGruAme1.mat, whole genome shotgun sequence genome segment AGGTTGGGGTATGCTTTGTGTGTGTAATAGTGATTCGTATTACACAGCAATGTAGCCCTTTGACTGAGCTGCTTTTGATTCCATTTCCTCAGCAGTTAAGCCCATGGATATTGAGCCTTCCTTACCAGCAGGGcccacagcagctgagctgagtCTGCAGGAGGAGATCCAGCGGCTgcagcaagagaaggaggaactCCATGGGCAGTACCAGGCCCAGGTCCGGGACAACGAGCAGCTGAGCCACCTCAACCGGGAGCAGGAGGAGCGGCTGCTGGAGCTCGAGAAGGCTGTGCAGCGCTACAATGAGGAGTCTGTGGACAGACAGCAGATCCTGGAGGACATGCAGAGTGACAAGGCCACAATCAGTAGGGCACTGAGCCAAAATCgggagctgaaggagcagctggCTGAGCTGCAGAACGGGTTTGTCAAACTGGTATGTGTGTTTTGTCCATCTTTTCCCACTGCTTCCCTCACTGGTGCAATCCTTTTGTAGCACAGATGTAAAAAAACAGGCAGAAGCATTATCTTGTTCTCTGAGGCTGTGGATGCTCCATCTTCAGTGATACACACTGCTGTGCCACAAGGTTCCCTGTTAATTCCTTACTCCCTCGGGTGCTCTGGCAGATGAACTAGTATCTTTGTCCAGAGcagtttccttttccctcttatCCCCTGGCAGTCAGGCTGCTTCCTTCCCTGTGTGTTCCTCCTGTTGATACCTTGAAGATACCTGTTTTCTGTTCCCTGTATTTGTCCATGAGGAAGAAGTTCTTAGTAGCcttctttcctgctgctgtcaTTCTTATCCATCCTGGAGCTGAATCCTTACTCTTGCTTGCTTCCCCTTTGGGGTCCTGGCAAACTGACACATGGTCTAGCCGCTCATTTTTCTTTAGTCCTTTCTGAACTCCTCTTCTTGTTTTTGAATGTCTGTGGCTCTGGGATATTCATACCATCCATCTGCTTTGGAGCTGACAGGCTGCGTGATGTGCCAGGCCTCTTCTTGGCACTGCCCCAGCACCGATTCTCCCAGCTCTTTCCTTGCTCTTCTCCCATCTTCTGAACCTTTCTGTAAATTATTTACTGCCCTGAACAGTCAATTTATGGCCCTTAGTTACAGCCCAGAATAACACAAGGGATGGCACCCTGTTGTAACAGAATGAATGTGGTTTACTGAGAGTATACGTTTATGTCGGTTGGGACAATTTCCTTACACAGTGGTGTTTGTCTTGCAGACAAATGAAAACATGGAGGTTACAAGTGCCCTACAGTCAGAGCAACATGTAAAGAAAGAGCTAGCCAAGaagcttgggcagctgcaggagaaCCTGGGGGAGCTCAAAGAGACGGTAAGCAACAGCCGGTGGGATGGCAGGGCAGGTATGTAGTGGTTTATGCAAACCACTGGCAACTTTCCAAACTTTGATGGAAGGATGGAAATTGGTATTGTAATGATCAAGCTGGGAGCTCTCCCCCATTGTCTGCTGTTTGATGTGGGGGACCAGCATGTGGGGGCAGATGGTGGCTGCCTGCCTAGTTGGTGGCTGTGGGGCAACGTTCACAATTTGGATCATGTCACACAGATCAACTTTGCTGGCAGAAATGGTTTGATGTGATGGTTCAATCTTGTTATGTTAGCTGGAACTGAAAACACAGGAGGCTCAGGGTCTGCAGGAGCAGCGGGACCAGTACTACAGCCACTTACAACAGTACACCGTGGCGTACCAGCAGCTGTCTGCTGAGAAGGAGGAACTGCACAAACAGTACTTGCTTCAGACACAGCTTATGGATCGGCTACAGCATGAGGAGGTTCAGGGGAAGGTGACAGTGGAAATGCACCtgaaagagctgcagcagaCGAAGGTAACAGTAAAAAGGGGCAAGCGGAAAGACAAGAGGAGAAGTGCTTAGCTACATTAAGTATTAATTAAGTGAAcggttggaccagatgatctttctCAGTCCCTTCCAACGTgggctgttctgtgattctatgattgcaTCCTGTGCAATACAGGTGTGAATGATACTTCTCTGGAGCAGAAGCACTGctctttttgtgtgtggtgCTACTGCTTGAAGATGTAGCGACTGTTTGCAGTCTGGCTTGCGTAGGTTTCAGTGATCTTCTGCTTCTCTTGCAGGAAAGTCTGGAAGCTGTagctaaggaaaacaaagagctgCAGGCCCTGGTCAGTCAGTTAGCAGCAGACCTGGATGGCAAGATTTTGCACCGACTAGAGggtgagcagctgcagctggtcTCCAGAGAGGAGGTAGAGCTGGGCTCTCTGGGGCACCACCTCCTTGTTCACCTTCCTCCTTTTACAGTAGATGAAGTTGAAAGTGAAGCAATGGCCGAAGACATCCAAAAATCTTCATTTGTGATTCCAGAGAAGTTTGAAAGCCATGAAGAAATGGTGAGTCTTAACGGGTAGAAAAGCCTTTGGGTGTAGTTCTAAACAAATGTCTAGAAAAGGAGGCACGTTAAATTGCAGAGAGGTTCCACTGGGTGTATGGAGGAGGCTGTTTATCAGCTGTGATCCTGACCAGCTGAGGCACAGTAATGAGGGAAGGTAACAGTTCCTTGTGCATAGCAGCAAAAACCCAAGACTCCTGCAGCATCCTTGCAAGATAGGCTGGAAGTCTGGCAGTGGCTTTAATTATGAAGATAACTCAGCTGGCAGAGTAGCTCTCTAATTACAGTGATGATGTTCCCTTTAGTTTGGAAGGCAGTTTGGAAATGGTGTTGAACATCTACTAGATTTTTTTGTAAGTACAGTCATAACTGGAAAATACTGCGATCAAACAGATACTATGAGAGCTAGTATTTAACCTGCATATTTGTACTACTTGGGAATGAGAAAAGATACAGTAGTTGCTGCCTGTTTAGTTCCAGGGTAGTCACTTAGTACTTTGGTTTCATACCCATAAATAAAATGGGGCAAGCTGTTACTGTCTTTGTCCTGAGATGCACACTTGATTGTGCTCACACAGGAGAAGCACTAATGTGCATATTCTGGAACTCTTCTTAGGTTGCTTTCTTGACATCTGCCATGTTCCAAGTGGAGAAGGAACGAGAGGACAtgaggcagcagctggctgctcagaagcagcagtgcAGAACCCTCCTGCAGCAAATAGCAGCTCTTAGGCAGGAGCAGCAACATAATGTCACACTGGACGGAGGTAAAAATTTTGTGCAGTTTGGGGTCAGAATACGGCGGTGGGCCTCAGCCAGCTATGCTGGCCCCTGTGACATATCTATGGGTTTTGTGAGTGCACCGTGTGCAAGGAAGAACTGTAAATTCTACACGTCCCTTCCAGATTCCACTACAGATACTGTTCCGGTGGAGGTTCACGAGGCTTTGAAAACTGCCATGGAGAAGCTACAGGTAGGCAAAGGATCTAATCTTCTTTCGGCCCCGCTACCCTGCTCAGCTAGACTTTCATCCAGACTCTCTTACAGCATACAGAAATTGTAGGGGAGTAAGTAGCAGATGTTCCATAATAATAAGCACAGGAAAGCTTGCAGTAGTAACTCCCCTCCCACCCACTCCCCAAAGACTGTGAGTAAAAGGGCCCAACACTGACCTGTGtttttttgctaaagaaatAGCTGAAAACCAGACTGAGTATCTTCTCCCTGCTGGGATGAAGCAGATGGCTGCACTCTTAGAGCTGAGTATGACCAGAGTTGTGCTGTCCCAGCAATGAGAAGGTTAAAAAGACACTTTGTTTCATTGGCCCTTCTGCTTCCCAAAATGCAGAGATGCTTTTTTTACACTTTCTCTagctctctcttctctgcttctttttagCACCAAACTGAAGACAAATTGTAAAGGCAGCAAGATTTGTTGTCTAGGCTCAACCAATGTAAATGGAGGGTGTTGTCTTTAACACAGTTATTGTCTGTAACGTGAAGCAGTTCAGGTGATTGATACCAGTTTTTGTGTTCAGTCCCGTTTCACAGACCTGATGCGTGAGAAAGCTGATCTGAAGGAACGGCTAGAAGAGTTAGAACATCGCTGCATACAGCTGTCTGGGGAAACAGACACCATTGGTACGTTTAGGCAACACCAGCACAAGCTAAAGCTTGCTCAATGTGTTATTTATTTGGGGAACAGAAGGTCCCCAACAGATTTTGGAGCCAGAGCCCTCCAACTACCAAGCAGTTCAGGTCTCCTACTGCTGCCTAACTAAGCTAGATCTCCAGTCTAGGGCTGGATTTGCTGGATCCTCATGCTGCGTAGTGCTGTGGTCACCATAAGGCTTGTACCCCAATCTTGCTAACACTTACTACTTATGCTTCTCTTGTATTCCAGGGGAGTATATTGCGTTATACCAGAGTCAAAGGGCTATCCTCAAACAGCGACACCAGGAGAAAGAGGAGTACATCAGCAGATTGGCTCAGGATAAGGAAGAGATGAAGGCAAGGAATCTTTTCTGTAGTGCTActccaggcagggcaggcctgGGGAACACTTGCAGTCCAAACATTCACGTTGTGAATGTAGCTTTAACTTTGAAGTGGCTAATTTTGCGACAGAGGCAGGACTGCAAACTGTAGTGCAGTGTTTGTGGCCACCAGGAAGTGCAGGGTTCATGGGCTCTCCTTTACTTTGGTGCAGGTGAAACTGCTGGAACTGCAGGATTTAGTGATGCGTCTGGTCCGGGAAAGAAATGAATGGTACAGCAAGTACATAGCAGCTGCTCAAAACCCAGAGCTGTTGGTAAGCCAAAATGAAAGCGTACTTCCAGCGGAGAGGCGCATTGAACTGAACGCTACTGATGGAGAAGGTAAGCTACAGCCAGGACAAATTCTGTAAAACGGAATAACCTGAGATCTTAGTGTCTCACAAACGGGAAGAGTTACCTGCCTGCCTTGTCTGTGTCCTTACAGGGTTACGAGACGTGAATTTATCAGATGAAGCAGAACAAGAGGCTGCTGCCCCTCATCAGGCTGGTTTCCCCCCTATTGACAGTAAAGCTGCTCAGCCAAGCCAAGAGGACCCCACAGCGAAGCAAATAATGCAGCTGCTCAGAGAAATCCAGAACCCTCAGGAAAGGCTGGGCTCCCTGCTGGAAAACCCCTGCATTCCCTTCTTCTACCGTGCTGATGAGAACGATGAGGTCAAAATCATGGTAGTTTAAATGGCGCTAAATCTTATTTACAGCAATTTTCTATGAGCCTGAAGGGACTTGACTTGTACGTGCCCATGCCTCTGCTCAGTGCCCTTGGTCAGGACAGGTACCTGCTTTAAAGACACCAGGAAAGAGGGATTGCACAGATGGAATTTGAGCATCAGACCTcatcctccctttctctctcttttgttaCTTGGTGTGCTCGGAGTACAGGCAGACTCAAACTAATTCTGGGAGGCAGCTGGTGCTGGCACTTCACCTGGGCCAGGGAAAGGGGATTCCATGACTTTGGGCAAAATGACTTAATCCCTTATCCCGGAGTCTGCGGGCAGCGCCCTGGCAGTGACCGAGCAGCGGTTCTGATCCATCACTCATGACTGTAAATCAGCCTAGTTCCTTCCAGGGCTCCCAAAGTAACTAACTTATTCTGGTAACGAACTCCTTGGACTCCGAACaggttgtttttgtttcataCTCTGTATCTTAAAACTTCCCCCTTTCTTCTGCAGCCTGCCTCTTACAACTGTATCTGAAACTAGCCTTGACCAGCCAAAAGAGGCACAGGCTCCTGGCTAGCTGGGCAGCACTACAGCCGCATTTGCTCTTGTTGCTAGGGGAAGGGACCGAGGGTTGCCTTCTGCGTCTTTTTGGTTACTTGACAAAGCTTTATGTGATTCTTGGGAGTGGGGTGGAAATGTAACTGCACTTTGAAGGATGATGTGTTTCACTTGTATGTGTCtgaaggttttatttattttaaaaaaatgggagaaataAGTAAAAGGAAACCACTTAATAAACatgctttgttttgaatttctgGACTTTAGGGGTTCTAGTTCTCCATCACTTAACCTTTCTCCCACCATGGTAAGGAGAGCATTAGATGGGTGGAAGCCCAGGTCCTGTGCTCCCATTTAAGCTCCTGGGACACCCACCAGCAATAGCAGCATCACCCGGCTTTGCCTTGAAGCTGTACCCCTAAttctaaagagaaaacaaaccatgGCAAATCCCTCAGGTGTGCAAGTGGTGAAGTGAACTGCATGTGGGCATCCTGCAACTAAACTTGCCCTCTGGGCAAGAGCTGCCTGTTCTTAAGAGGGTTAGTTTCAGCAACGGAGCTTTAAGGAAAGCCACAGGGGAGGTTTAAGGGACCTGACCATCACCACTGTGTGATCCAGGCACACGAGCCTGGGCTAGCACCTGGAGCAGCACACACCACCTGCCTGTTAACCTGCTGAGAGAGTTGCAAGCACAGGAGCACAGTatcagttttggggtttgtcaTAAACAAAAAGAGAGACTGTTAATTTCTTCTGTGTCCAAGTTGGTCAAGCTGAGAGCTTCTAATGTACCACAGGCAGATAAAGTGGGggctggttggggtttttttgtggtttttttttttttaaatggttcatATTGATGTTTCCAtatacaactgaaaaaaacatacaCAGAACTATTAGCACATTGCCTTGAACGCACCGGGGGAAGATGGAAGCTGTTTTTTGAACTCCGTTCAGTTGAATGGTGCTAGTGTTGCGCCACTAACAGACCACACAAGTGACACAGGCTCCCAAGCTCCTGGCTGCCTGGGTTTGTGTACATACTGTATATCTGTAAAACGCTCTATATTCCTTGAGGAGCCTAAGCCTGTTGCAGTGTTTATGCCTGCTCAGGCTATTCATAAATCTGTATCATAACTAATGGGGGCAGGGCTGTGATTTAATACAGAGCATTATTAtaaatggaataaatatttattgggTGTTCTACTGTAGTACTGTGAAGGAGCCAAGAACAGTGAAGAAGGTCTGCAGTCTGTTGCAGAGGTGATTAATCCTGTTacaaatttgctttctgaataaaCTTATTCAGATGGGCACTGActagctgcatttcttttgcacAGATCACCTTGACATttggccagaaaaaaaaaaaagtgaagaatgaATTCTTTATTAAGAACACCTGCCCTGGCATCAATGCCCTATTTCACTTAGCTTTCCTGAATGTTTTCCTGGAGCCAGACACTGCTGACAAGCCCAAGATGTTTCTCTGGGCAAGCATTTCACAGCCAGAGCCCAGGTTCAGATTCATTTTTTACCCTGTTCCCTTTAGCAGTGTTTCCCTGACCCCACCTTTACTCAGGGTGAACTAAGAGCAGGAACCACTGCTCAGCTGACACACAATAGCTTTAAATTGCAGCAACTGAACCACCTCTGATTCcaggaaaagtagaaaaatgcttcttaaaGGCCACCAGCAGCAAACAACAGGAAACAGCTGTTAGGCTGGAAAGAGGACACATTGTCTGGTTGTAGATCAGAGGAGTTTATCTTGCCTGGGCAGGGTAGCTGGCATCCTCATCTAGACATACTTAAAACTTTGACAACCAGCAAATTAGAGGTTtctagttttgaaaataaacctctaatatttacttgaaaaaaatgcatagttTTGCCTTCCAAAATGTAATATTCTTAAAGAACAACCCTGTATATAACACCAAGGATAGATGGAACAGCTCCagtggcggggggggagggggggggggcggggggaagacaGGGTAGTGATGGTTATTGCCTTGGTTGTGTTGAAGCTGAAGTTACAACCCATAAAAACATGCAAGGCAGAGACAGctaaaacacacagagaaaggaaTCGCTAGAGATCTAGTCTACTCACTCAACCCACACCAGAATCTGCTATGAATAAAGTCTTCAAGGAGATTTTTATCTTAAGCCTCACTAGGGTGCTAGGGAGATTCCACAAGTACCCCAGCCAGCTGCGGTCAGGAGCACTGAGGGCTGTCAGGCATCAGTAGTACAGTGACTTCAGTCAGCACCCCCAGGGCTCCTGCGCTCTTCCTGCAGAAGTAATGCACACAGGGGCTGAAGGAATCCATTGGGATCACAGTGTGAAGTTCAAGAATTAAGGAGAAAGGTAGTTGTcactgtgagaagcagcaacCGTGATCCATGATATAGCACTCACTGCTCTGGCATGGAGACAGTGGGGATAGGTTTTCCCAGTTTATACCAGGGAGAAATCCCACTTCAGCCTAAAAACAACTTCCAAGTAGGAGCTGGCTGTGTGTGTTAGACTGCAGTTAGGCTGTACTTCAGCTACAGGCCCAAAAGACATCACTTGACAGAGAAACTACAGCTCAAGAGTTGCTTGCTGCATTCCACAAACAGCTAgggcaaaaatacatttttaagaacCAAGCAATTTTGTGTCAAAGCTCCCACCTTCTGCACGTCCAGTCACTGAAGCACCTCTGTACATTTTCCTTTACAATGGAGAAAGGGAGTCAACTTCCACATCTGACAAGCTGTTTCACTCTACTGCAGCTCCCGGGCACCACTGTTGATGCAGATCTGTTCCACCTTCCCTATTAATGATAGCACCTGCTTGCATGTATAGCTTTTTAAGCTCTATGGGATGAAAAGATTAGGTTATAATTAAACACAGTTTGAAAATCACccagagaaagagcaagagaaagagagagatggtTTTATTCTAGTCATGGAGACCTCCATTATACAGAAATGATAGTTTATTTCATCCAATAAACAAGAGTGACAGGTAGATCACAAACTGCATCACAGCTACTACCAGCACTGAGACAGTTCACCCACAAGTCTGGGGTAATACAATAACCCAACTGCACACTGCAGAGAATTTTAACAATCAGCTCAAACACTCAACATTGGGATTTGGTTAATTTTTTggatgtgtgtgtatatatatatgtatatagataTTCTTTCCCTACATATTTCCTAAAATCCACATGGAAGCACAAATGGCTTTAAACACCTGGAcatatatagatttttttcatcttatatatatatttatagatatttaTAATAGTAAAGATATGTTTCTCATTACTACAATATACTTGGTTAACTCCTTTAAGcagctgggaagaaagaaaaacagtttcacTACAATCACAGCTGATATGTGTGTGTctcaaaatacaaacaaaacaagccatGTGTGAGATTTGTTCAGACCATTCCAGGACAGAACAGCTAAGAGGCAGGCAAAGAGTCTCAGAGGGAGCAGGCCTACATGTCAAATGGTGGTTTTGGGCTCTCCGGGCGGGAGGGACTGGCCTTACCCGGCCGGCTGGAGgttaaagacaagaaaaacaaagaaaaaaggaaaaggggaagggaaaaggggagaaggAGTAAAACAAtagttaaaatacagaaaggaaCTGACATTAGAATAGAGGATCCACAACAAAAATTAAGAGCAATAGCACTGAAATAAGGTAACTTAAATCTGATGCAGGCCTGGTTGAAAGCCTGCAACGCAGGTGGCTCATTTAGCTCTGGTAGAGACATGACATCCGAGATGTACAGGGTtggtatatttttaattctcaagttttttgattttttgttttttaatacatgTAGCACGAAAGTAAAAACCAAACCTTAAGAAGATGAGTTGTGATCAACAACGGTTACAAGTTTCCCCAAACACGTACCATCCACATGCAAGAAGAAAAGGCTACGGAAGAAGTCACCACAGTACCCAAAAAACACTGAAAGGTGTGCTTattcagagcagaaatattttcaacaaaACATTACACAGCGAACTCCCTGAAAACATTTGGTTGTCCATTTGCAAGGGGGGAGCAGCATATCTAttcccctgtccctgctgggTTCAGGAAAGTCAGCCAAAAATGATGATGCAAGACAACTGCTGGCGGGAGCCAGTGCGTCACCAGCAGGATTTCCCCAGTTCTTTTAGGGAGCCAGGTGTGAGCAGGTCCATGTGCACCCTGCACGCTGAGGTGTGTGTGCTAGCTCAGACTTCACTCTAGCAGGACTATGCCGACCCATTGAGTTCCCCCCCTTTcttgctctccctgccccactTTGATATCAGGTTGATTGCACAGTTCCCAACATGAATTTTTGCACCTCAAAAGGCAAACTAATACACAGGACATTTAATCTGTTCCTAACGGTGTCACAGGTtttgacagtattttttcttctaagtcaCACTTTTGTCTTCTTAactacaagaaaagaaaatagctaCAGATCAGCCCTAGGTGCTACAGCTAACTGATGCAGGCAGGACACTTATCCAGGCTAGACCAGGCAGATGAAGTTCCTGGACGGACAGCCACCACTTGGACTTAAGGATGTCCCTGCGGCTGATCTCTCCAAGGAGCCTGTGTACTTCAGGGATCCATGCCACTGAATGAAGGCTACTCTAAGCTTACAAAGCAATACAGGACGCACGAGTGAAGACGAAGAGCTCGATCACTAGGCTAGTGTTTTACGACACACCAGGAAGGGGTGGTGGGAGGCAGAGATGTGGGATGGATGAGAGGAGTGACTGTGGCTGCGGAAGGGAGGGTGGAATGGGGAAGCCGCCAGCACGGCATTCGTCGCCAGCTGTCTACAGCCTCGAGTTATAAATCTAAGAGGGACGGTTCAGCCGGTCGGATTATGGTAGGTCGAGTAGGTGAGgcagggccccttctgctgtgaaaaagcagaaaacaaaaacaagagaaCACACACTGTGGTTAGCACAGCAATCGCAGTCACAATCACGTATGCTTCTCCACCTCACCTGAGCCAGTAAGAGAATAAAACTTGAGGCACAAACTTCCAGAGTGCAACTCCACAAAGGAGACTTACAGGTTTCTATCAGGCCTCGCACTGGCCTTTCTGCACAGCATGGATCACCAGTAAAGCAATCTGCTGGACAGCCAGTTTTGCTTTCCCTCTGAAATTTGGAAGTGCAGAGATTTATTGCCAGTGAGTGCACTGGCTCTGGAATGAGAGTTGAGAAGCATGGACAACAGCGAGCTCCTGTATCAAGCACATGACAGTCACACAGCATGGATGGGGTCCTCTGAGACACGCTGCTGTCTGAGGTTCTTGGCTAGTTTGGAGGAGCACCTTCTGCCCCTGAAGCTACTGCAAGCCTGAGATTCCCTGCTCTGATACCCGATACTGATCTTTGATGTTGGGGGCAAGCTTGCTGCTTTCAGTTCTCTAGTTCTGGTGCTTGCTCAGCAAATGCAGCTTCTACTTACTTCAATAAAAGGAACTTTGGCCATTACTACTCCACTCTTTCAGCTCTTTTAGTGGTACTTTAGCTAGGTAAGTGGGCAGCAACTTAAATGTCTGCCCTCTGCATGGATTAGATGTTCTAGGATCTCCTTCTTGTAAGGgactggggaaaaacaaaaccccaaaaaatacAAGACAACCACCCTGCCATGTCTCTCAACTCATTACTCAGAAGACCATTTCAGACTCAGACTACAGGCTTTAAAagtctacaaagaaaaaaaaatgttctgtaagTCAGTAAGTCCAAtccatgtttttcctttaaaacatgCTCCATGTAGTGTCTGCAACCTGAATAGTATCATGATGGTGTATCATTATAATTTAATTGTTCAGTACCAAGCCAGAGTACTTTCAGAGCCCAAACCACCTGAAATGCAAAGAGCAAACCCAACAGGATGCAGACCAAGTAGAGAGGAAGTATTTACGCTGATCATACAGAACCAGGTGTCACAGAATTAATGCCTGAACTATTCCACACTGACAAGCTTTAGATTAGACAATCACCTGACTGCTGGAAATGAAGGCCCTCCtccagcacaggggcagaggggaagaaggaaagagaggcagagaaggaTATTTGCACCAGTACAGTCTTCTGAGGCAGGGAAGTCTTCATTTTGCACTGACCACCAGCCTATAATCATGCTGGTACCAGAGGAGCTATACTCCTATCAATTGGGGCAAGCTCCCTCATCTTAGCAAATGAACCAGAGCAACTCTACACTCCCATTCGTTAGATCTCAGCAGAATTTATTACTCCGTATCTGTTAAGCCCCAGGTCTCAAAACAATTACAACCACTTGTTCCTTGCCTTGGGAAATGACACATTAAAAAAGCTTCAGACactaaaacatttccaaatgttACTTCCTTGACTGAAAGCGTCAATAGGGATTGCAGGACCCCATTGCCATCATGCCTATCAAGTTACTGCTCCTGTACAGCAAGTAATGGTAGGATTGAGCTAACCTGGAAATTACAGCCACCTTTGGAAGGATGCTGAAATAATATTAATTCCCAGAGGCAAAATTTGCAATGAGATGTTACAGCTGAGGACTCTGTGAACCTCAGCTTCATGACACACGGGACCTGTGCATTATCTTTAAGGGTGCTCATGGTGTAAATGCAGTCCTACCAACCATTCAATGGCTACTACTGTCATTGGAATAGTAACAGCATTTGAATTAAAGCCTTTACAAAACTTACGCTCAACCTTTATTGAGATGCTGTTGCACTGTCACATGTGTTAAGGCATTTTTTGAGAAGCTTGAAGGGCTTTTTGCATTTCAGGAGTTTGGACAGGTTGTCCTAACAGACTCTGTGGATTTACATGAAAAGGATGCTTGAAGTCACTGGACTATGTAATGTGTTCTGGCAAGACAGGCCACTCAACCCTACCAGAATAAATAGGGCTGAAAGGAGCACAATGTTTTCAGGTAGATGGGCTGCTTTTTTTGTAGTATACTGTGATTTTTGCAGACTCTTATTTCTCTCAGCACTCAGAGCATTTTAGGGTAGAGGCTGTCACCTTTTAAAGTTACAGGTTTTGTCTCTGCTCAGGTTTTCTGGAGACCTTTGCAGAACCTGCCTGATAAGGTtacaaaaagctgaaaactttCCCAGCacaaaaaaggacagagaagtCTCTCAGGCAACATTTACCCCTGGAATGCTGCTTCAGTCTGTCTCACTACATTGCTAGCCAAGCCCTTTTATATTACTGAAAAGTCACTTTCCTCTCTCAGGACAACAAGGAATGAAGTTTTGCTGATGGGGAAGCC includes the following:
- the GOLGA2 gene encoding golgin subfamily A member 2 isoform X11; this translates as MADGSRQSRLAAAKKKLKEYQQKNNPGATAGTKKKRKTKEGSRPETPTNDDRQPPENIQNILKVLVSDLNRSNGVAIPSLDKRKIHEAEDHKNSLDENRSFSSTESLRQLSEQLNGLVSQSTSYVNGESAVSSTNIKEMETRYQELAVALDSSNLTNKQLVTKIEELKQQNQEAVNQMEKEKKEFEQKFSKEQAALREQLQVHIQTIGILVSEKSELQTALGHTQQAARQKSGEAESLAARLHSSRQRVSELERTLSSISMQQKQSEKHNKELVKERDNLKLELYKRSKSSEEIKQQNSELSEKVHSLVSKNSAMKLDMEDLHKKLEMAELMIQQFSNQTGSLDANQQLQMVLEEKASLETQVAQLSESLHQLQAERDQYVEKLKEERSIWQQRVQQLSEQVHTMAEEKEKHMAQIRELEANVTELLSKSAVKPMDIEPSLPAGPTAAELSLQEEIQRLQQEKEELHGQYQAQVRDNEQLSHLNREQEERLLELEKAVQRYNEESVDRQQILEDMQSDKATISRALSQNRELKEQLAELQNGFVKLTNENMEVTSALQSEQHVKKELAKKLGQLQENLGELKETLELKTQEAQGLQEQRDQYYSHLQQYTVAYQQLSAEKEELHKQYLLQTQLMDRLQHEEVQGKVTVEMHLKELQQTKESLEAVAKENKELQALVSQLAADLDGKILHRLEVDEVESEAMAEDIQKSSFVIPEKFESHEEMVAFLTSAMFQVEKEREDMRQQLAAQKQQCRTLLQQIAALRQEQQHNVTLDGDSTTDTVPVEVHEALKTAMEKLQSRFTDLMREKADLKERLEELEHRCIQLSGETDTIGEYIALYQSQRAILKQRHQEKEEYISRLAQDKEEMKVKLLELQDLVMRLVRERNEWYSKYIAAAQNPELLVSQNESVLPAERRIELNATDGEGLRDVNLSDEAEQEAAAPHQAGFPPIDSKAAQPSQEDPTAKQIMQLLREIQNPQERLGSLLENPCIPFFYRADENDEVKIMVV
- the GOLGA2 gene encoding golgin subfamily A member 2 isoform X12 — encoded protein: MADGSRQSRLAAAKKKLKEYQQKNNPGATAGTKKKRKTKEGSRPETPTNDDRQPPENIQNILKVLVSDLNRSNGVAIPSLDKRKIHEAEDHKNSLDENRSFSSTESLRQLSEQLNGLVSQSTSYVNGESAVSSTNIKEMETRYQELAVALDSSNLTNKQLVTKIEELKQQNQEAVNQMEKEKKEFEQKFSKEQAALREQLQVHIQTIGILVSEKSELQTALGHTQQAARQKSGEAESLAARLHSSRQRVSELERTLSSISMQQKQSEKHNKELVKERDNLKLELYKRSKSSEEIKQQNSELSEKVHSLVSKNSAMKLDMEDLHKKLEMAELMIQQFSNQTGSLDANQQLQMVLEEKASLETQVAQLSESLHQLQAERDQYVEKLKEERSIWQQRVQQLSEQVHTMAEEKEKHMAQIRELEANVTELLSKSVKPMDIEPSLPAGPTAAELSLQEEIQRLQQEKEELHGQYQAQVRDNEQLSHLNREQEERLLELEKAVQRYNEESVDRQQILEDMQSDKATISRALSQNRELKEQLAELQNGFVKLTNENMEVTSALQSEQHVKKELAKKLGQLQENLGELKETLELKTQEAQGLQEQRDQYYSHLQQYTVAYQQLSAEKEELHKQYLLQTQLMDRLQHEEVQGKVTVEMHLKELQQTKESLEAVAKENKELQALVSQLAADLDGKILHRLEVDEVESEAMAEDIQKSSFVIPEKFESHEEMVAFLTSAMFQVEKEREDMRQQLAAQKQQCRTLLQQIAALRQEQQHNVTLDGDSTTDTVPVEVHEALKTAMEKLQSRFTDLMREKADLKERLEELEHRCIQLSGETDTIGEYIALYQSQRAILKQRHQEKEEYISRLAQDKEEMKVKLLELQDLVMRLVRERNEWYSKYIAAAQNPELLVSQNESVLPAERRIELNATDGEGLRDVNLSDEAEQEAAAPHQAGFPPIDSKAAQPSQEDPTAKQIMQLLREIQNPQERLGSLLENPCIPFFYRADENDEVKIMVV